In the genome of Myxosarcina sp. GI1, the window CAGCATCGTCATGGATACCCCCTGGCTGGGATTTAGCTTTGGAGGTGTTATTCTAGTGTTGTTAGCTTTTGATGCATTAGTTCTAGCAATCATTCAGCCAGTATTGCGCCGTCGTTTTGCTTAATTTTATCTGAATTTATATCGATCGTAAGAGGTTAAAAAAATGCCAATTAATAAAAGTTTTTGGTTGCTAGTAGGTACGGTAGTTACCTTAGTAGGTTCTAGTTTGAATTTAGCCGCTATGGCGCAATACCGCGAACCCAACGATGCCAATTATCCATCTAATGAAAAAGACTCTTTATATGGTGAGGGAGTTACGGGAATTAATCCTATGGAATTAATTCACCGCGCCAACTTGAGAAATGGTCGTACTCCTGAAGAGTTTCAACAAGAATCTCGAGGACAAATTAATAATTCTGCTCAAGAATTTAAAATGCAGCAGCAGAGAATGTTAGAGCAACAGCGAGCGCCAGACACTGAAAACACCGCTCAATAGGCGATCGCCTATGGTTTGTATTCGAACTTAAAAAGCCTGTGAAAGCGGGCTTTTTTTTATTAGCAGTTTTCTTTTGTGTTGTTATCCAGCCTAAATTTGGGAATGCTAAGGCTAAATAGCCACGAGCTTTCTCATTAATGCTAAATCAGTCTGCTAATTCCAAAAGTCTCGCACTTCTTAGAGAAGCTTTTACATCCCTATTGCCAATTGTTCTAATAATGAATATTTTGGTTTTGCTTTCTGGCTTGACTGGTTTACTAGAAAGTTGGGGAATTAATACAGCATCTGCCATTAACGGAAATGAAATTAACCGTCTGTATTTCTTTTTGATACCCTTATTTTTAAATATATCCCTCAGTATTCTGCTTGCAAAAGAGAAAGACCTGGATAGAATTGGTACTATTCTGATTTCTATGGTTTGTTTTTTCAGAATATCGGGGTTTTTAGCAATTGATGAATCGGGTCAACTTTTCTCCTATCATAGTTCGATTCTTACTAGTATCCCCTGTACCTGGTTTGCTGTAAGTCTACTGCACTATTTTTCAAAATTTTCTCAATTTCGCTTTATTAAGTATCAGACAGATATCAGCCCCCGTCTCAAGAAAACTGTAAATCTTTTGATTCCTGGTTTACTAAGCGTTCTATGTTTTGAAGCGGTGGGACAACTGCTCAGAATGTTGCTGGCATTAGCCATTATACCTTTGTTAACTCAGGCTGTTCCCAAATTTAGACAGATTGGTGAAATTCGAGAACTCATTTTGTACAAAACAATTTCGCTTCTAACTTGGTTTTTGGGGGTACACGGGGAACATAGTGCCGATGGTTTATTTCGACTTCTTAAGGGTGTTCCGTCTGGAGAAATCTCTAGTCTTCGGCTAAAAACTTTTCATGATGTATTTATGAACATAGGTGGTTCTGGAGCGACATTGGTAATTCCATTACTGGTTCTTTTCTCCAAAAGGACAACTTCTTTTAAATCGCTCGCTCGTCTTAGCCTGCCCTTTTCACTATTTAACGTTAACGAAATCCTGCTGTTTGGGTTGCCAATTATTCTCAACCCTATTTTTTTTATTCCGTTTTTTGTCGTTCCATTTGTTAATATGGCGATCGCTTTGATAGCAGTGCATTTTGGAGTATTTGCGATCGCACCAGTTACGATTCACTGGATGTCACCACCTCTCTATAGTGCCTATATTTCCACTAACGGTTCGGTATGGGCAGTGATTACACAACTGCTCTGTATGGCGATCGATGGTTGTATTTACTATCCTTTCCTAGTCTTTGCCAGTTATCAATTTAAGACTCCGCTTCACTTACTAAAACTTCTGGGGGAGGATGCCTATAGTTTTGTCAATGAAGAGATCGAGCGTCAAGAAGAACGCTTATTTGCCACCCAGCAAATGGCGATGCTAAATAGTATGACTTCGGCACAGCAGCTATTACAACAATTACGAGGTGGACAGTTTTTGCTCTATTTTCAACCAAAGGTAGATGCCAAAACATTTAAATTAGTTGGTCTGGAGGCATTACTGCGGTTTCAAGATGCCACAGGAAAAATCAGACCTCCGACTTTTTTGCCCGTTCTCTATCAACAAGGTCTATCAAAGGCAGTAGACGAGAAGGTAGTAAATTTGGCGTTCGAGTATGTGCTGCGGTGGCGAGCTATGGGACTATTAGTTCCCCCAATTAGTATCAATTTTGATAAAGATTTTTTGTTAGATTCACAAGCAGTACGCAATTTTATTGCCAGAGCCAAAGAACAAAAAATTTGTTTTTATATTGAAATTACCGAGCATACTTATACGGTAGAGTTAGAAGCTTTAAAATCAGTGACTCGTCAGTTGCGAGAGGCAGGTCATCTAATTTCTATTGATGATTTTGGCGCAGGCTATTCTTCTTTGACCAGTTTGTTAGTCTTAGAAGCAGATGAAATAAAGTTAGACCGTAAGTTAGTAGTTTGCCCTCAAGATGATGAAGAGCGGGGGCAGATATTATTGGCATCAAGTATAAAGTTATGCCACGATTTGGGATTTTTGGTAGTAGCAGAAGGGGTAGAAACAATTGCCCAGTTGCAGATTGTTCGAGATTGTGGGGCAGATTTCATACAGGGGTATTATTTTGGTAAGCCGATGAATCCCGATTTTGTGAGTGATTTGTTTCTCAAAAAAAAGAAACGGAAAAAAGATCGCCGTCAATATAACTTTAAAGACAATTAAATTAGCAATCTCAAACCCGCTACCAAGAGGTCGTCTGAAAAGTAAATAAAGTAATGCTGCTGATTGAAAATATTCCTTTTCGTACCAATTTATTTATTTCAAAATCAAAACTGGACAGGGAGAGAGCCGCACTACACGCTCTGCTACCGAGCCTAGTAGAAAGCGACTTACACCTTTGCGTCCGTGAGAAGGCATAATAATTAAATCCGCGCCAATTTCTGCGGCATAGTCTACAATTTCGGTACTAGGGTCGCCGATCGCTACGCTAATTTTTGCTCCGCTATAGCCCATCTCCTCAAGCTTGGTTTGCAAAAAATCGCTGACTTTATGCTTGCGTTCGTCATCATTTAGAGTATTCCACATCGCTGCTGGATCGGCTGGATGGAGAGGGGTCAGAACGTGAATCAGATTAAGATAGGCAATATCTTCGACGTATTCTTTAGCAGTAGCGATCGCCTGATAGGATAGTTCTGAAAAATCGATGGGAATGAGAACAGATTTTTTAATAACGCTCATAATTTTATCCTCTATTTCAATACGGGTTCTTTGACTTTTGTTGTCTCTGCTAACATTTCCCCAGACTTGAGGCGAGACATATAGTTATTTAACTCTCTAGCAATTAATCCCGACATTAGGAAACAGCCTAATAAATTGGGTAGAGACATGGCTAGTGCCAGAATATCGCTAAAATCGAGTACGGGACCTAGATTAACTACCGAACCGACAAAGACGCAGATTAGAAATAAAATTTTATAGGCGTTAGTGGTACTATCACCAAACAAAAATCCCCATGCCTGCTGTCCGTAATAACTCCAGGAAATCATCGTCGAAAGGGCAAATAAAAATCCCGCTACGGCAATTACGTAGGGAAACCAACTAATAACCGTGGCAAAGGATGCTGCTGAAAGTTGCGCTCCGTCTAAGTCTATAGCGTTAGGATCGGCGTAAACCCCTGTCAGAACGATGACAATTGCCGTTAAATTACAAATAAACATCGTGTCGATAAACGGCTCTAACAAAGCTACCACACCTTCTCTAACTGGCTCGTCGGTACGAGCCGCAGAATGGGCGATCGCGGCAGATCCCAATCCCGCCTCGTTAGAAAAAGCCGCTCGTTGAAACCCAATGACAATTGCGCCAATAGCTCCACCCGCTACGGCTTCAGGACTAAAAGCAGTAGTAATAATTGTAGCGATCGCTGCTGGTATTGAGGTAATATTAACCAGCATTACCCACAAGCAAGCTAGAGTATAAATTACCGCCATTACAGGAACCAGGACTCCAGCAACCGCACCGATACGTTCGATACCGCCGATAATCACTAGCCCAACTACAGCCGCCAGAATAATGCCAAACAACCAGCTAAGATTCTCAAAAAACGGCAAGACATTAGATACTGCGGCAAAAGCCTGATTTGCCTGAAACATATTACCAATGCCCAGGCTGCCAACGGCGCAGAAAACCGCAAAAATCACCGCCAATGCCTTACCCAAACCAGCCATATTCATCGCCGATAAACCGCGAGAGAGGTAGTACATTGGACCACCGCCAACCGTACCATCGGGTTTAATAATGCGATATTTCTGACCGAGAGTACATTCGGCAAACTTACTCGACATACCCAAAAAMCCCGCCATAGTCATCCAAAAAGCTGCCCCTGGACCACCCAGACGAATCGCGATCGCAACTCCCGCAATATTACCAATGCCTACCGTACCAGAAAGAGCGGCAGCGAGTGCCTGAAAATGAGAAACATCACCTTCATCTTCGGGATCGTCAAATTTGCCCCGCACTACGTCGATGGCGTGTTTGAAGGCGCGAATATTAATAAATTTTAGCCGTAAGGTAAAAAATATGCCTCCAGCAATCAGCCAGAGGACAATCAACGGCATTCCATTTTCGCCACCGATTTTAAAGTAGAAAAACAGATTTAGAACATCGACAATTTTTTGAAATACTGCTTCAATGCCACCTAAAAAACCACCAGGGGTTGCTTCTTCCTGCGCCAGGGCGATTTGGGGAATTAAAATTATAGATAAAAAGAAAAACCAAAAATATTTTTTAGATTGCAACCATAGTTGTTTCATGATTTATTATTTGGTTGAATTGTGACTTTTTTAACCGCTTCGTGGTAGCTATTAGCTCTAAGCTTTTTTTTAATACTTACGCAAGTCAAATAGACTTTAAACCTGCAATATATAAGCGATTCTCTGTTAGATGAGGTACATTTTAATGGAGTTAGAGAACAGGGAACAGGAAAAGAAATTTTTAGGTTTTTAATCTGAGTTTGTATTTGTACTTCATTGATTTGAAAACCGCTACAAAAACGCTGTTAATTGGCTTAAAATGCTATTTCTACGAATTTTGTTTTTAAGCTTGCAATTATTTATTTAAAAAAACTGTCACCAAATATACGAGAATATTTCAATTTCTCAAAAGTTTTGTAAACACAAAAACTCTTGAAAAGCATCAAACAATAAACAGTTTCTAATTTTACGCATTTTTAGCAGTTATTCTATGCTTTAAGTTAAAAAATGTATGAGATTCAATTTAATAAAAAATACAATCGTTCTTTTTCTGGAAAGATTAAATTAGCAATCTCGCCCCCGCTATCAACAGTAAAGCTAGAGTAATACGCCTGAAAATAATGGGATTTAGCTTATTAGAAAATATTATTCCCAGCCAGAGTCCAACACTAAAAGCAGGAAGGCTATAAATGGCAAACTTCCAAACAGATATGGTTATATTCCCCTGCCAGCCGTGAGCGATCGCAGCAAGTACGGAACTAAAAAAAAATAAAGCGGTTAAATTACCTTTAAATTCTTCAGGAGTCCAGTGACGACAATTGGCGTAGACAATTAGTGGGGGACCGTTAATTGTATAAGCACCATTGAGAATA includes:
- a CDS encoding universal stress protein, whose amino-acid sequence is MSVIKKSVLIPIDFSELSYQAIATAKEYVEDIAYLNLIHVLTPLHPADPAAMWNTLNDDERKHKVSDFLQTKLEEMGYSGAKISVAIGDPSTEIVDYAAEIGADLIIMPSHGRKGVSRFLLGSVAERVVRLSPCPVLILK
- a CDS encoding EAL domain-containing protein, which produces MLNQSANSKSLALLREAFTSLLPIVLIMNILVLLSGLTGLLESWGINTASAINGNEINRLYFFLIPLFLNISLSILLAKEKDLDRIGTILISMVCFFRISGFLAIDESGQLFSYHSSILTSIPCTWFAVSLLHYFSKFSQFRFIKYQTDISPRLKKTVNLLIPGLLSVLCFEAVGQLLRMLLALAIIPLLTQAVPKFRQIGEIRELILYKTISLLTWFLGVHGEHSADGLFRLLKGVPSGEISSLRLKTFHDVFMNIGGSGATLVIPLLVLFSKRTTSFKSLARLSLPFSLFNVNEILLFGLPIILNPIFFIPFFVVPFVNMAIALIAVHFGVFAIAPVTIHWMSPPLYSAYISTNGSVWAVITQLLCMAIDGCIYYPFLVFASYQFKTPLHLLKLLGEDAYSFVNEEIERQEERLFATQQMAMLNSMTSAQQLLQQLRGGQFLLYFQPKVDAKTFKLVGLEALLRFQDATGKIRPPTFLPVLYQQGLSKAVDEKVVNLAFEYVLRWRAMGLLVPPISINFDKDFLLDSQAVRNFIARAKEQKICFYIEITEHTYTVELEALKSVTRQLREAGHLISIDDFGAGYSSLTSLLVLEADEIKLDRKLVVCPQDDEERGQILLASSIKLCHDLGFLVVAEGVETIAQLQIVRDCGADFIQGYYFGKPMNPDFVSDLFLKKKKRKKDRRQYNFKDN
- a CDS encoding sodium:alanine symporter family protein is translated as MKQLWLQSKKYFWFFFLSIILIPQIALAQEEATPGGFLGGIEAVFQKIVDVLNLFFYFKIGGENGMPLIVLWLIAGGIFFTLRLKFINIRAFKHAIDVVRGKFDDPEDEGDVSHFQALAAALSGTVGIGNIAGVAIAIRLGGPGAAFWMTMAGFLGMSSKFAECTLGQKYRIIKPDGTVGGGPMYYLSRGLSAMNMAGLGKALAVIFAVFCAVGSLGIGNMFQANQAFAAVSNVLPFFENLSWLFGIILAAVVGLVIIGGIERIGAVAGVLVPVMAVIYTLACLWVMLVNITSIPAAIATIITTAFSPEAVAGGAIGAIVIGFQRAAFSNEAGLGSAAIAHSAARTDEPVREGVVALLEPFIDTMFICNLTAIVIVLTGVYADPNAIDLDGAQLSAASFATVISWFPYVIAVAGFLFALSTMISWSYYGQQAWGFLFGDSTTNAYKILFLICVFVGSVVNLGPVLDFSDILALAMSLPNLLGCFLMSGLIARELNNYMSRLKSGEMLAETTKVKEPVLK